From Candidatus Xianfuyuplasma coldseepsis:
TATGAATTCCCTGGAGACGACATTCCTGTTATTATGGGTTCTGCTTTATTAGCACTTAATGGTGACGAAGCTCACGAAGAAAAAATTATGGAATTAATGGAAGCTGTCGATGAATACTTCGAAGATCCAGTTCGTGAAACTGACAAACCATTCTTAATGCCTGTCGAAGACGTATTCAGTATTACTGGACGCGGAACCGTTGCTACTGGTCGTGTAGACCGTGGAACTGTTAAAGTTGGAGATCCTGTTGAAATTGTTGGTATCAAAGATACTGCAAACTCTGTAGTAACTGGTGTTGAAATGTTCCGTAAATTATTGGACCGTGCAGAAGCAGGGGACAACATTGGAGCATTATTACGCGGTACAAAACGTGAAGACATCCAACGTGGACAAGTATTAGCAAAACCAAAATCCGTTACACCTCATACAAAATTTGAAGGACAAGTATACGTTCTATCAAAAGAAGAAGGTGGACGTCACACTCCATTCTTCAGTAACTATCGTCCTCAATTCTACTTCCGTACTACGGACGTAACTGGTGTTATCGAATTACCAGCTGGTGTTGAAATGGTTATGCCTGGCGACGACGTTACAATGATCGTTGATCTTATTCACCCAATCGCATTGGAACAAGGAACCAAGTTCTCAATCCGCGAAGGTGGACGTACCGTTGGTGCAGGTAACGTTTCAAAAATCTTTGAATAATACCTAATCTACAAAAAATGAAAAGAGACTTCGGTCTCTTTTTTTATGTAGCTAGATATGACTTATATCTAGCCATTTTATTAAATTCTATGAGAAGGTTGTATGAGTTTATCACATGATGATATAATAGACCTTGTATTATAGGGGGTGTACGAATGAAAATATCATTGCCATATGTCGCAGGAATTACCTTAATTCTAGTATTAAGTCATGCGTTTTTGGGGTATTTCAACGTGGAAGTAACGGATAGTCATTCCCTTATTCAGTATATACCTATTGTCAGTGTAGGTGTTGTATTCATGACGATGTTGAATCTAACATTCAATTATTTTGCCCCACTGTATTATAACAATGGGGAACGAGAAACCATTTATCACACTCACGTGGGAACGTTATTAAAGGACAGCTATACCACCCCATTCTTCGAGTCGGTCGTAATCGAAAATATCCATAAACAGATTCAGAATACGACTTGTACGATAAAACAAACTGAGGATCATCACTATCAACTGACGGACTGGAAACGGAAAACACCTTTGTTGTCGAGTACATCCCTACGTTTTTCGCGTGATGATACTGTGACAAATATGGATATATACACCGTGCACTTGGCGAACAATTATGTTAGTATATTCAAACTATTACTTGCTGTTATTACGGTGTCCCTATCGTTTTACACCAGTGTTCTTGCGCTGGTTGGGATGTTTGCGATACATATTTATTCCGTTGTTCAAGGATATGCACTTCGATGGCAACTCCGTACAAATTTAGATGAGTATCACGATATCCTTGACAAAGCCACGGATGTCTACGAATTATCAAATCACGAATCACGAGATACTACGGTATGGGGACAATTTCAATAGGAAGGGATTATTTATGAGACTACAAATTACAAAACCAATTGCCTACTTCTACGGTGTGCTTACCATTGTTATCATTATCGGATTGATTGTGATGTATATCTTTGTCTGGAACTCGCACATCCGTGATATCAACGGGGATGATACATCACTGAATACACTGGACAATTTAAATGAACCTGTAGAGCTCGGGAATTATGACTATACAGCGTTTATGAAGAATGAAATGGATACCGATAACTTCTCGCGGTATGAAGCGCGTAAAGTCAGTGGGTTTATGTTATTACGAAGTATCGTTGTTCGATCGGATACTACCAATCTAACGATATCCAGCGACCTTGAACAAGGAAACTGTGAAATTGCTGTAGTAAGTTCTTCGGGGGATATTTTATATCGTGTAGAAGACTACAATGGTAATAACTTCACATCGTTAAATACTGAAGGAATCAATACGGTATATGTAGTAATGGGTGTTGAATCCGCACGTATTGACGTTACGGTCACGGAAAAATAGCGGTGAATAGATGAATTTATATCTGAAAACAGTATTAACATATAGCGGTGTATTACTTACATTTATAATCCAAGTGACATTATTTTCAATGTATCACAATATCTTTCTGTTTTTTCTTCCATTTATTGTGTTTGGATTAATTTTAGATGCGATAAAACGTCGTTCAGGTGAACCGAAATCAAGAGGGTTCATTACTCTTCAAAGGAGTGAGATTACACTCCTATATGTTATTGTTAATCTAGCTCTCGCAGTAGGAGTCGTTGTAGTAACATTTATTTTCGCTATTGTGTTTTTATAATGAGTAATATGGTACAAGTTATATAGGAAAGGATATACACTATGGGACACACACATCTTACAGTACAAGGTCGGGATTTCTATATTAATGGAAAACCTGTGTATGATGAAATTGAGAACCATCCAGCGTCAAAAGGACTACTGATGAACTCCCGTTTTATCCAAGGGATCTTTGATGACAAAACCGATCGAATACGGTATAACCGATTTGGTAAAGTATTTGATGCCAATCAAAATACCGAAGATTTTATTGCGGCATTACCACAGTGGTATGCTTATGGACTACGTGCCGTAACGGTTGGGATTCAAGGTGGAATGCCAGTATTTACCACGGATGTTCGGACGATTGACAACAATCCGTTTGGTCCCGATGGGACATCATTTGATGAGAGATACGCAAACCGATTAGACAGGATTATCCGAGCTGCGGATAAGATCGGTATGGTCATTATTATCAATATTTTGTATTGGGCTCAATCGCTTCGGTTTAATAATGATGAAGCGATTATTGCCGCATTGAAGACTTGTTCGGCGTTCTTGAAAAAGGGTGCGTATACCAATGTCATAGTCGATGTTGCCAACGAATATAATATCGATATGTGGAATGAACTTCCAATTATCCAAAACCCAAAAAGTATGAGAAAACTAATTCAACTCGTACAAGAAGAAACTGGTGGTATGCTTGTCGGTAGTAGCGGCGGTGGTGGTTTAATTGACAAAGAAGTGGCGGATGCTAGTGATGTTGTCTTAGTACACGGTAACGGACTTACCAGAGGTGAGTACTATGACTTTATTCAACATGTGAAAACGATCGCTCCGAACAAACCAATTCTTTGTAATGAAGATTCTCCGTGTATCTCACGATTAGATGTTGCTTATGAAACGCATACATCGTGGGGACACTATGATAATTTTACCAAACAGGAACCCCCATGCGATTGGGGTATCACCAAAGGACAAGATTTCTTTTTTGCGAGACGTATGGCACAAGTACTGGGCATTGATATTCCTACATTACCTAAAGATGAACAATTCTATCTTCAAGGGTTAGAACCTCTTACAGTAACGCAAGGAAAACGATGGATACGTCTGACCGCAGAATATCCGGAAAAAATTAACTATGTAAATTATTATCGCAATGGGAAACCAATCTATCGCTCGTATGATGAACCGTATTTTCTATATCGTGAAACCACATGGATTCAAGGACCGTGGAATGTTCAAGAAGACGATCAAGAATGGACTGCAGAAGTGGTACTTAGTGATGGTACAAAAGTAATAAAAACGGTTGCTGATACCGAAGGTGAATCGTGATAACTCTCGTGCAACCACACAAAGATCTTGAACAAGAGATCTTTGACTATAAAGCGGAAATGATCGAAGCAGGGGATACGGAATTATCGGGGTGTGGAAGTTTGGATAAATATGATGATTACGATCATTGGATTCGTCATATTAAAACATACTCAAACAAAGATACGTTGCCGGAAGGATATGTCGAAGGTAGTCAGTGGGTATTGGTAGATACCGCGAGAAATAGAGTGCTTGGTTTTGTGAATATCAGACATTATCTCAATGATTTCTTACGGAACTATGGTGGACATATTGGGTATAGTATACGGCCTAGTGAACGCCGAAAGGGGTATGCTAAACTTCAATTGCAACTAGCGTTACATCACCTTCAATCATTAGGGGTTCAAAAAGCACTTGTCACTTGTGATGTTGCCAATATTGGATCCTATAAAACCATTGAAGCCTGTGGTGGAGTATTGGAAGATATAGTTTATTCTAAAGAACATGGTCATACGAAGCGGTATTGGATCACGTTGAAAAAATAAAACAATGACTCGAGTAGTCATTGTTTTTTTCTACTATTCAACGATTGTGAACTCGGAAAATAACTCTCGTAATAAAACACGAATATTTGATTCTTCTGTTTCACTAAAAATGGGATCAAAATAAATGGAACTTATTTCGTTTGCTGTAGTGCTGGTAAGTAGAATGGATTTTTGAGTATAATCTGGAGATATTCCCCCATCAATTGTCGGACTGATGAATGAAATTCTCTTTTCTACAAATGATTCAATATCTAGTAGGTATTTCATATAGTTCTCATTGTTCTCTACGAGATTATAGAATTCATCTTCGACATTGATGGTGGCTTGAAAAGAAGGTCCTTCCGTTCCAGGATACATATACAATCCATCAAACTCATACCCGTCAATACGGAGATAAGCAACCTTGTGTTCGAAGCCTACCATTTCCATTTCATTATACATCTCAGTATAAAGTGATACGGCCTGCTCGGCAAACTCAATGTTGAGTGGGGTCTGAGAAGTATCTAGGGTAATATTCAGTTCCAATCTGTTGTTGATGATATAATAATACCCAGTTACAGCACTAATGTCATCCCATTCCATATCGCTAACTTTCGTTTCGAAGTGCTTCTTGACAGCGTCGTAACCTTGTTGCAAACTACATTCGTTTGTACCAGAATATCCACTCTGTAGACAATCAAGGTACGCTCGTTCTTTTTCGATACACGCCGTTAATAACGTGGTTAAAATAAGTATCAGTATGAAAGTGATTGTTCTCATAGTTGTCTCCTTATGTACAGGTGATATACACATTGTTGAAGTAATTCATGAGTAGTGAAATATAACAGATGGTACTATATGCGAGAATAATAATTGTCACGATATCCAATTTTTTTAACTTGAATCGTATCCATACCACAACCATGTATAAAACAAAACCGACAAACGTTAGGATTATAATATACTGTAATACGAGATTATTGAATCGGACGTTATACGAGAAGAAATAGAAGAAATAGAACATAAACGTCAAGTTAATGGAGCTCAGCATTAACGGACGTTCATGGAATGATTCGATACGATTAAAACAGAGATGATCCAACGCATTAAAACTGATGAGAATGATTGGAATCAAATAGAATGCGAAAACAGGGTAGCATTCTCCAACTGACATCAAGACCATGTAACCTTGATATAGAAACAGCAGAATCAGTACATAAAAACTAATGAAATAACCAATTTTTAAGTTGTCTTGGAATAATGAATTCTCTTTTTCTTTTGTGACTTTTGAGAAGAAGTACATGGTTGTAAGAATAATAACAAGGGCTGTCAGAGTACCACTAATATAGATTTTAGTCATTACACTCATTAATAAAAAACGTCGGAACAATAGATTCGCTGTTGAACCAGATAGATAGTATAAACCAATATTGAAATAGGTGATTGTTACCAGAACAATTAGTAGTTGAAAATAACGTATGATTCGACGATACTCGTTTTTGATGTCTTCCATGATTCCTCCTCCATAAAATATAAATTGAAGACAAGGATATTCTTGTCTTCATATTTGTGTGGGCCGTTCCCTATACTTGTAGTATATCCTAGATTATAACCAATTTCAAATAAGTATTGCATACCTCATGGTAATATGTACAGAGTATTTGCGTTGAGTTTAACTTGATAGTTCAATCATATAATGGTACTATTTAGTTGGGAAACAAAGGAAAACCAACACGTAAACATACAGCAATTGTGGACTGTATGTTTTTTTGTATAAGGAGGGCTCTATGGATAATAAACTCACCCTAATACAAGAACTAAAGAATCTTGAAACCAGGACCAAGATAAGACTCATAGTGTATCTTGTATTATTAATAATTTCAGGAATATACGAGCTTCATACCGTCGTCGTATTGGTATTTGTATTTTCACCGCTTATATTACTGTATATCACCTTAAGCGATGCCAATAAACGAGAATTGCAAGTGTTTTTTGTGTTCATGGTATCAGCATTCATGCAGATAATCTATTATCTGATATATCATTGGATAGCACTTCTAACTATTTTTCATGACCCTATCATATGGAAGAATGTAATTTTCACATCAATACTATTGATTATTTCAGTTCTTGCAGTAGTTGTATTGCCTAGATATTACTATAAAATCAAGCCCATTGTTCGACGTAGTCTAGCAATCTTATATATCGTGCTGTTCTACCTGGGATCATTATTCTTGATTTGGTTTATTGCTTGGACTGGAGTATTTTAATTATGCGTAGGAGTCATCTATTACTTAGCAAAGGTTTACTATTTCTATTATGGGTTTTCGCAACCTTTCTACCAATTCTAAAAGTTGAAGAGGAACTTGTACAGGATGAATGGTATTTTGTCTATTTTGATCACATTGTGTTATTACCCCAAAGTATGATATTCCTCGTGATTGTTCTTATTGGTTGCATTGTAATAGCGCTTGATTTTTGGCTTCCAGTACTTAGCAAGATTATTCTCCTTGTCATTGTAGTAGAATGGTTCATATTCATTCGTGAAATGACAGCTGTGGTAGCCCATGAACTTCATGAGGAGTTTTATGCAGATGTTGGTAAGGCTTTCGGCTTTTATGCGGTATTACTATTTCCGATATTAGCTGTTACTGTGTCTTTCTTGCAACCCTATAAACGACATAAAAAAAGCTAGTAAACTGATTTTACTAGCCTTTTTTATCTAGATAAAGCAATAATATACCTCCAAAATATAAAACTGTAAAGATGATTGGGTAAAGTAGAAATTCGATAAGTAACCCCCATTGTGATAAAAATATCGTTGTTGCTACGAATAAAAACCCAATAACAATAAGCAGAAAATGATTGTGTTTTTTAAGACTCAGTTTAAGAGCATTGACTGTAATGGACATCCATATCGTACATAAAACTAATAATGGAAGAATTACCGTGAATTCACTAAAGATCATATAAAAACCAGAAAACACAAGGATAGATAAGCTAACAAGAACAAGTATTGAAATGACTAGAAAATTTCCGGCTGATTTTTTTGTCAAATCCCAACCTCCATTCATTGATTTAAAAACACTACAAATAGATTTGATGTCTTATTTGTAGTATGCTCTAATTAAAGTATAGCAAGTAATGCCTGATTGTTCAATATAAGATGCTGATTTGTTGTTCTTTCATAATCAATAGATTTGACATTTATGAATGTACAAAAAAGACATAGATAACTTTTTTTAGTTTGTGCTATAATTACGATAGAACTAGTAGGAGTGATATCTATGGAGAATTTCTATCGCTATGACAACAATATTTATGCATTTGCTTTACTGGTAATATTATTGTTTGTTGTTATTACAAAAAAAGATATCTTTGACTATTCTCGTAAATTATTCTATCGAATGATTGTTTTTAACATGGTGATTTTGGTTGTGGAGATTCTTGCCTGGGCCTTTGATGGAATAAACACGTCCGGTGCGATTGTTGCCAATTATATATTCAATGTATTGTTGATTTTGATGGAACCAACGATGGCTGCTCAGTGGGTGACGTATGTTGATTATAAGATTCACGGATCTCGTGATCGATTGCGAAAACGACTATACTATCTACAACCAACCATCTTTGCAGGAATATTACTTGTGATAAATATCGTTTACCCGGTGGCTTTTTCCTTGGATGAACAGAATGTATATCATCGTGGTGAGTGGTTATGGTTGAGTTTACTATTTGTCTTTGGAATGATTTTATACACTGTTATCCTCGCCGTAAAAAATCGAAAAGAACTGTCTGATAAAATGATCTTGTTTATTGCGTTTTTTGCGCTCCTACCTGTATTGATATCCTTTATTCAATTATTTGTTTATGGATTGATTTTAACCTGGGCCGTCGTTGCCTTAGGCGTCGTCTTTGCGTATTACTTAATTGAAATTGCAGGGAATTCTGAAGATCATCTGACAGGACTATTCTCTCGTAAAAAAATGGAAGAGATTTTGACAGGTAAAGTGGAAGAGAACGAAACCTTCTCCGTCATTATGATCGATTTGGAATACTTCAAGAAAATAAATGATCAATACGGTCATAAACAAGGTGATGAGGTTCTACAACAACTATCAAAAGTATTGTTACGAGCTTACAAAGAGGAGTTTTATGTTACGAGAATTGGTGGTGACGAGTTCTTGCTGATATCTAAACAAGCAACACGATTAAACATCGAGGAATATCGTGATCGTTTACTTAGAGAGATTAAGCAATCAAAGAATCCATTACTTCTAGAAATCGGTATTAGCTTTGGTGCAAAAACATTTGATTCATCAATGGCATATACGGAAGATTCAATCTTGGATGAAGTGGATCGACTAATGTATGAAGATAAGAGTAAGAACAAGAACTATAAACGACGAAGAACCGATTGATCATAACCTGTAGTGGAGGTGTTCCCAATGAAACACGAATGGCGAAAACATGAGAAAGAGATCTACATGCCGAAACAAAAACCAACCGTCCTAACGATTCCACCCTTACCATATATCACCATTACCGGACAAGGTAATCCAAATAGTGCGGAGTTCTCGAGGGTAGTAGAAGCACTCTATGCACTTTCCTATGGAATTAAGATGGCACCTAAAAAAGGGATTGTGATTGATGGATACTTTGATTACACTGTGTACCCATTGGAGGGATTTTGGACACTGTCGGACGAAGGAAAAGCACGATACACAGGAGAAGGAGTGCAGGACTTAAAGGATTTTCTTGCATTCAAATTGATGATTCGTCAACCTGATTTTGTTACAAAGGATTTCTTTAAAAAGATGCAATCAAGAATATATGACAGCAAGAAAAACCCACGAATTCTCGATGCCGTTTTTGAAGTAATTGCTGAGAAAGAAAGTGTTCAAATGCTTCATATTGGCTCGTATGATGATGAAGTGCATTCCTTTCAATTGATGGACGATTTTTGCATCGAGAACAACTTTGTACGCATGTCCAATGATCACAAGGAAATCTATCTTTCCGATCCGCGAAAAGTAGAGGAATCAAAGCTTAAGACTGTTTTACGGTTTTCGATTGAAAGACGATAAAGTATCGACAAGGAAGATACAATGATTGCAGTGAAAAATGTACAAAAAACATGTTGTAATCATACATTTACATCCAAATGCCTCAATAGCTACAAGCTATTTGTGGCATTTTTTAATTTGTAAAAATTTGTCGAAATGAGGGAGTATTTGTAAGGTTAAATATAAAAATTATGTTTATACTTTACTTACTCGCCTAGAATTTGTACAATCAAAGCGCAAATAGAAAAAGAAGGAGTGTATTACATTGAAAAAAATATTTGCACTAATACTTATGGCAGTGATGGCATTTTCATTAGCAGCGTGTGGCAATGATGACCAAGTCGTAAACATATATACGACACGACACTATGATACTGATGATGCTTTGTTTGAACGATTCACGGAAGAAACCGGAATTGAAGTCAACATTGTCAATGATAAAGCACCGGCCTTAATAGAGAAAATTAAAGCGGAAGGCGATTTGCCTCAAGCAGATCTCTTCTTTACAGCAGATGCTGGATATTTAGCACTGGCGAAGCAAGAAGGGATATTACAAGCGATTGCGAGTGATACATTGGAAGCGAACGTTCCTGCAAAGTATCGTGATATCGATGACATGTGGTTTGGGTTAACCAAACGCGCTCGTGTCTTCTTGTATGATAACGCCGTAGATCCTACTGGATTAACCTATGAGAATGCAACAACGATGTTCCCCGGTGAGTTGCTAATCCGCTCCTCATCCAATATCTATAATCAAAGTTTAGTGGCTTCGTTTATTGAGTTAAAAGGGGAAAGTGCAACAACGGCCTGGGTTCAAGATATTGTAATGAATATGGCCCGGACTCCAGAAGGAAATGATCGCGGACAAGCTGTTGCAATTACAAATGGATATGGTACGATTGCCATCGCAAACTCGTATTATTATGGATTGCTTGTCAATGAAACGGATACCACCAGTGAATATTATGGTGTCGCTGATCAAGTAGGAATTTACTTTCCCAATCAAGGGGATGGTGAAGGTGGCGTTCATATTAATGTGAGTGGTGCAGGTGTAATTAAGAATGCTTCCAATGCAGAAAACGCAATTCGTTTAATCGAGTTTCTATCCGAATCATCTGCACAAGAAGAGTTTTCAGCGAATAATTATGAATTCCCTGTAAATCCCAATGCTGAAATCAGTGATTTATTACAAAGTTGGCTCGATAATCAAGGCATCACCGTATTGAGAGAACAAGACATCAACTTGACAGCACTAGGTGAACATAATGAACTAGCAATCATTATTATGACCAATGCTTCTTGGGATAATCCCGATCAATAAAACGAACAAAAAGAGAGAATTTTTCTCTCTTTTACCAATTTACAAAAGGAGTGAGACTGATGCAACGTATTATCCGTAGATTACACGATCGAACAATCTTTGTCGTTGTTGGCTTTCTTGTTCCTTTGGTAATCGTACTGCCACTTCTACGCATTGGTTTAAATGCGTTAGAACCACGTAGTTTATACTATCAGACATTACTACAAAACAACATATTAGTCACAAGTGTTGTTGCAACAATAGAACTGATTATCAAAGTTGGTTTATTGTCAGCTTTTGTAGGATTCATAGCTGCCTACTTTCTGACTTTTTATGAGATAAAATTTCGAAAAGTGATTAATGTTTTGTTGGTGTTACCACTTGGAATTCCCGTTTATGTAGCAGCATACACGTATACAAATATATTTCATTACATACCGTTTTTAGAAGCGATATTACGGGCTGATTTTATGATGAATGGAGCGGTCTTTATTTATTCGTTCTTCCTATATCCCTACGTGTATTTGGCATCAAAATCATACTTGAGTAAACATATTACCGATTATATCGAGGCTTCTGAAACACTTGGTGGCCAGCACTTGAAACTATTTATTAAGATCATTCTACCATTGTCAAGACCGGTGATTATTGGATCGGTGTTATTTGCCATATTTGAGACGTTATCCGATTTCGCCGTTGTGGAGTATTATGGGGTACTGACGTTATCAAGGTATATTAATCTCGCATGGTTTTCCAATGGTGATTTTATCAGTGCATCGAAACTATCGGTATATATCTTGATGATTATGTTTGTACTGATTTTTATTGAGCGAGTTTCACGTCGACAAAAACGATACAGTAGCGCAGACGTCATTCATCGTCCGATAAGGCGATACAATCCATCAAAATCAATGATGTACATAATTTACGTATTTATTGGTACAATCATTGTTCTTGCAACGATTCTTCCAATCACGCAAATGTTAGTATCTGTCATTATGAATACGGCGTATATCGAACGGTTGGATATCATTGAAATTACTTTTAATACGCTGCTAATAACCGTCGTTTCAACGATTATCATTATTATAGTAGCACTCCTTTTAGCTACGATCACTATCTACATAAAAGGCGCAAAAAAACACCTTCTGTCGAGTGTTTCAACGATAGGATATATGGTTCCTTCAATGGTTTTAGCGCTGGGGATTTATATCTTATTGATTCGCGTTGATCAATGGTTATACCATATGTTTCAAGGTGTTGGGTTAAACCGGATGCTGTTCACCTCAACGATCGCAATTATTTTATTTGGATTTTTCGTGAAGTTTTTCTCTGTAGCGTATACAAATTTATTAAGTGCATACTCAAAAATGAACCATCACCTCCTTGAAGCGTCGGAAACATTGGGTGAATCGAAACTGTCGACTATGGTGCGTGTGACCATACCGATGTTATCAAAAAGTATCATTGCCGTTGCGATTATTCTATTCATCGATATGGCGAAAGAATTAACAATTGTCTATAGCTTACGACCATTTAATTTCAAAACACTGTCTACCGAAGTGTATCGCTATGCGGGAAATGAAATGATTAACATTGCAGCCTTTCCATCGCTTGTCATCATCGCCATGTGTACCCTCTTAATCCTGTATCTCGAAGGAGGTTCCAAACGTGTTAAAACTCCATAACATACAGTTTTCATATGATAAGAAACAACCGATACTAGACGATTTCAACATCGATGTAGATAAAGGGGAAATCGTCGCTATTTTGGGTAGAAGTGGGAGTGGAAAGTCCTCAATCCTTCGTGTCATTGCTGGATTAGAAACACCACAATCTGGCGATGTTGTGATTGATGGGAACATTGTGAACAACGTTCCGACATCAAAACGAAATGTAGGTCTCGTTTTTCAGAATCACGCCCTCTTTCCGCATCTGACAATTCGTAAAAACATCGAATATGGATTGTTTAATATGTCATCTGCAATGAAAAAAGAACGTTGTGAAGAAGTTGCGAAGAAAGTGGATATCCTAGAGTTATTAGACCGGTATCCTCATGAAATTAGTGGTGGCCAAAAACAACGTGCAGCGATTGCGCGAAGTCTTGTAACGAAACCAAAGATTTTATTGCTAGATGAACCGTTCACAGCGTTAGACCAAGAACTAAAGCAGAGCATCCGACTAGACATCCTTCGCATTCTAAAACAGTTTAATATAACAACGATTATCGTTACACATGACATTGATGATGCGATTGCGTTACATGCTCGCGTAATACAACTACAATAAAACGACAATATCACATGCGATATTGTCGTTTGTTTATGCGGGGACTAATTCTCGTTTGGTAACAAGGTAACGATGGATAAAATAGAGGTAGGGAATACCGAGATTTGTTTCTAACAGCGAATTGAAAACGATTGGATTCATGCCTAAGGGTCGGATACCCGACACCAGTAAGACCGCTTCCCAAGAGAATTGAACAACAATACCGATAAACAATAGATATAGAATTTGTTTCAATAGATTGTTGTCACCCCAGTTTTGATAGATATAGAATCCGTATCCAATCACTAGTATTAACAACATGAACCAATGATAACTTCCTGTCATTCGGGAGATGTTTATCACACCAAATGATTGGCCAAGTGATTGCGATACAAATGCAACAAGCAACCACCCACCAACAATGAGAAGAGACCATTGACGAATGGATTTATCACGATCGAGAAATAACCAAATCCAGACAAAATTGGTAAAGCCATAACTTGTCGATAACCAGAGTAAGAACCACATCGTATGTGCTCCGTCTACATTTCTAGTACCTAAGAGGAGATAGAATCCACCATAATCAACCACGAAATAGATCAATGCTCCGGCGACACCGAACCAAAACGCCAATAGACGATTCTTTCGAATTAAAAAATATCCTAATATAACTAAAAAAACAATGTCGAGGTAAATATATAAATAGTTCAGCTCTCTCGCAACGATATAATCCATAATAAACCCTCCTATTATTGTATTATATCATAAGATATATTCGCTTTTTTAGTACATTTTCCATTAAATATTCGCATTTGTTTGTTATAATAGGTGCAAGGTGATAAAAATGTTAATTGATACCCATGTACATCTGAATAGTAAACAGTTTGTAAATACCGTTAATGATGTGATTGAACGCGCCGTAAAAAACGATGTAAAAATCATGATTGTCGTT
This genomic window contains:
- the tuf gene encoding elongation factor Tu, encoding MAKEKFVRNKPHMNIGTIGHVDHGKTTLTAAIATILAKRGVGNTKAADYASIDNAPEERERGITINTAHIEYETEARHYAHVDCPGHADYVKNMITGAAQMDGAILVVSAADGAMPQTREHILLARQVGVPKLIVFMNKTDQVDDDELLELVEMEIRELLDEYEFPGDDIPVIMGSALLALNGDEAHEEKIMELMEAVDEYFEDPVRETDKPFLMPVEDVFSITGRGTVATGRVDRGTVKVGDPVEIVGIKDTANSVVTGVEMFRKLLDRAEAGDNIGALLRGTKREDIQRGQVLAKPKSVTPHTKFEGQVYVLSKEEGGRHTPFFSNYRPQFYFRTTDVTGVIELPAGVEMVMPGDDVTMIVDLIHPIALEQGTKFSIREGGRTVGAGNVSKIFE
- a CDS encoding glycoside hydrolase family 5 protein; this translates as MGHTHLTVQGRDFYINGKPVYDEIENHPASKGLLMNSRFIQGIFDDKTDRIRYNRFGKVFDANQNTEDFIAALPQWYAYGLRAVTVGIQGGMPVFTTDVRTIDNNPFGPDGTSFDERYANRLDRIIRAADKIGMVIIINILYWAQSLRFNNDEAIIAALKTCSAFLKKGAYTNVIVDVANEYNIDMWNELPIIQNPKSMRKLIQLVQEETGGMLVGSSGGGGLIDKEVADASDVVLVHGNGLTRGEYYDFIQHVKTIAPNKPILCNEDSPCISRLDVAYETHTSWGHYDNFTKQEPPCDWGITKGQDFFFARRMAQVLGIDIPTLPKDEQFYLQGLEPLTVTQGKRWIRLTAEYPEKINYVNYYRNGKPIYRSYDEPYFLYRETTWIQGPWNVQEDDQEWTAEVVLSDGTKVIKTVADTEGES
- a CDS encoding GNAT family N-acetyltransferase, which gives rise to MITLVQPHKDLEQEIFDYKAEMIEAGDTELSGCGSLDKYDDYDHWIRHIKTYSNKDTLPEGYVEGSQWVLVDTARNRVLGFVNIRHYLNDFLRNYGGHIGYSIRPSERRKGYAKLQLQLALHHLQSLGVQKALVTCDVANIGSYKTIEACGGVLEDIVYSKEHGHTKRYWITLKK
- a CDS encoding GGDEF domain-containing protein; amino-acid sequence: MENFYRYDNNIYAFALLVILLFVVITKKDIFDYSRKLFYRMIVFNMVILVVEILAWAFDGINTSGAIVANYIFNVLLILMEPTMAAQWVTYVDYKIHGSRDRLRKRLYYLQPTIFAGILLVINIVYPVAFSLDEQNVYHRGEWLWLSLLFVFGMILYTVILAVKNRKELSDKMILFIAFFALLPVLISFIQLFVYGLILTWAVVALGVVFAYYLIEIAGNSEDHLTGLFSRKKMEEILTGKVEENETFSVIMIDLEYFKKINDQYGHKQGDEVLQQLSKVLLRAYKEEFYVTRIGGDEFLLISKQATRLNIEEYRDRLLREIKQSKNPLLLEIGISFGAKTFDSSMAYTEDSILDEVDRLMYEDKSKNKNYKRRRTD
- a CDS encoding GyrI-like domain-containing protein, coding for MKHEWRKHEKEIYMPKQKPTVLTIPPLPYITITGQGNPNSAEFSRVVEALYALSYGIKMAPKKGIVIDGYFDYTVYPLEGFWTLSDEGKARYTGEGVQDLKDFLAFKLMIRQPDFVTKDFFKKMQSRIYDSKKNPRILDAVFEVIAEKESVQMLHIGSYDDEVHSFQLMDDFCIENNFVRMSNDHKEIYLSDPRKVEESKLKTVLRFSIERR
- a CDS encoding extracellular solute-binding protein; amino-acid sequence: MKKIFALILMAVMAFSLAACGNDDQVVNIYTTRHYDTDDALFERFTEETGIEVNIVNDKAPALIEKIKAEGDLPQADLFFTADAGYLALAKQEGILQAIASDTLEANVPAKYRDIDDMWFGLTKRARVFLYDNAVDPTGLTYENATTMFPGELLIRSSSNIYNQSLVASFIELKGESATTAWVQDIVMNMARTPEGNDRGQAVAITNGYGTIAIANSYYYGLLVNETDTTSEYYGVADQVGIYFPNQGDGEGGVHINVSGAGVIKNASNAENAIRLIEFLSESSAQEEFSANNYEFPVNPNAEISDLLQSWLDNQGITVLREQDINLTALGEHNELAIIIMTNASWDNPDQ